The following proteins are co-located in the Gossypium hirsutum isolate 1008001.06 chromosome A02, Gossypium_hirsutum_v2.1, whole genome shotgun sequence genome:
- the LOC121216070 gene encoding uncharacterized protein isoform X1 gives MGKVKNVKCYNGGSEMLEDLRFDNLLAEARSESFRVRNIKEINKQFSEIDMEDIDSDYGMFWSSLIDYISVLAHKSDVQPPKKIKRDGKIDGSLEKLLGSLDKFEKYPEFIFGTYHTNRHRKYDESSEQPSKEITCDSGVDESLKEFLGSLDTIPEFIHGTYNTNVNRKNDRSCSDLNILTLDDTREGGLCTICTINIIELKMKIDEYRSDCRKLLCLLRGFFFWLEKLPSYEDAFPPWLDNLHLNALG, from the exons ATGGGGAAAGTGAAGAATGTTAAGTGTTATAATGGAGGTTCGGAAATGTTGGAGGATTTAAGGTTTGATAATCTGTTAGCGGAAGCAAGAAGCGAAAGCTTTAGAGTTAGAAATATAAAGGAAATCAACAAACAATTTAGTGAAATTGACATGGAAGATATTGATTCAGATTATGGAATGTTTTGGAGTTCTCTTATTGATTATATTTCTGTACTTGCTCATAAATCAGATGTACAACCTCCTAAGAAGATCAAGCGTGATGGTAAAATAGATGGAAGCTTGGAAAAGCTTCTAGGTTCTCTGGATAAGTTCGAAAAGTATCCGGAATTTATCTTTGGAACTTACCACACAAATAGGCATAGGAAGTATGATGAAAGCAGTGAGCAACCTTCTAAGGAGATAACTTGTGATAGTGGGGTAGATGAAAGCTTGAAAGAGTTTCTAGGTTCTTTGGATACGATCCCGGAATTCATCCATGGAACTTACAATACAAATGTGAATCGGAAGAATGACAGAAGTTGTTCTGATTTGAATATCCTCACATTGGATGATACTCGTGAAGGGGGGTTATGCACCATTTGTACCATCAACATCATTG AACTAAAGATGAAAATTGATGAATATAGGTCAGACTGCCGCAAACTTTTGTGTCTCTTACGTGGATTTTTCTTTTGGTTGGAG AAACTGCCTAGTTATGAAGATGCATTTCCACCATGGTTGGACAACTTGCATTTGAATGCCTTGGGATGA
- the LOC121216070 gene encoding uncharacterized protein isoform X2 gives MGKVKNVKCYNGGSEMLEDLRFDNLLAEARSESFRVRNIKEINKQFSEIDMEDIDSDYGMFWSSLIDYISVLAHKSDVQPPKKIKRDGKIDGSLEKLLGSLDKFEKYPEFIFGTYHTNRHRKYDESSEQPSKEITCDSGVDESLKEFLGSLDTIPEFIHGTYNTNVNRKNDRSCSDLNILTLDDTREGGLCTICTINIIGCRRVQGSY, from the exons ATGGGGAAAGTGAAGAATGTTAAGTGTTATAATGGAGGTTCGGAAATGTTGGAGGATTTAAGGTTTGATAATCTGTTAGCGGAAGCAAGAAGCGAAAGCTTTAGAGTTAGAAATATAAAGGAAATCAACAAACAATTTAGTGAAATTGACATGGAAGATATTGATTCAGATTATGGAATGTTTTGGAGTTCTCTTATTGATTATATTTCTGTACTTGCTCATAAATCAGATGTACAACCTCCTAAGAAGATCAAGCGTGATGGTAAAATAGATGGAAGCTTGGAAAAGCTTCTAGGTTCTCTGGATAAGTTCGAAAAGTATCCGGAATTTATCTTTGGAACTTACCACACAAATAGGCATAGGAAGTATGATGAAAGCAGTGAGCAACCTTCTAAGGAGATAACTTGTGATAGTGGGGTAGATGAAAGCTTGAAAGAGTTTCTAGGTTCTTTGGATACGATCCCGGAATTCATCCATGGAACTTACAATACAAATGTGAATCGGAAGAATGACAGAAGTTGTTCTGATTTGAATATCCTCACATTGGATGATACTCGTGAAGGGGGGTTATGCACCATTTGTACCATCAACATCATTG GCTGTAGAAGAGTGCAAGGAAGCTATTAG